The Gavia stellata isolate bGavSte3 chromosome 26, bGavSte3.hap2, whole genome shotgun sequence genome has a window encoding:
- the CXCR5 gene encoding C-X-C chemokine receptor type 5 has protein sequence MGPASYSSETYDLSQVELSGYYEAENTTPSLEGYFCFNPASSVVGNQRDPFRKVFMPLIYLLMFVLGTVGNSLVLVILERFKRSRTTTENFLFHLTLANLALLLTFPFSVVESLAGWVFGKFLCKILSAIHKINFYCSSMLLGCIAVDRYLAIVYAIHTYRKRRAHSIHLTCMAVWLCSLLLTLPDLIFMEVWTDDSNRSICYFPEVGIDGNNVWLATRFLYHTVGFFVPLLVMCYCYMAIVRALCQSQRLQRQKAVRVAILVTGVFLLCWSPYHVVIFLNTLTKLEAFTKNCVLEDQLDTAIMVTEAIGFTHCCLNPILYAFIGVKFRNDFFRILQELGCISQETLQEILEVTRKGSGIESDNTTSISTF, from the exons ATGGGGCCTGCCAGCTACTCATCAGAGACCTATGACTTG AGCCAGGTGGAGCTGAGCGGTTACTATGAAGCCGAGAACACCACCCCTTCTTTGGAGGGCTACTTTTGCTTCAACCCAGCCTCGTCCGTGGTCGGCAACCAGAGGGACCCCTTCAGAAAGGTCTTCATGCCCCTCATCTATCTGCTGATGTTCGTGTTGGGGACTGTGGGCAATTCCCTGGTCCTGGTCATTTTAGAGAGGTTCAAGCGGTCTCGCACTACCACAGAAAACTTCCTTTTCCACCTCACTCTGGCCAACCTGGCACTGTTACTCACCTTCCCCTTCAGCGTGGTGGAGAGCTTGGCCGGGTGGGTATTTGGGAAATTCCTCTGCAAGATCCTCAGTGCCATCCACAAGATCAATTTCTACTGCAGTAGCATGCTGCTGGGGTGCATCGCGGTGGACCGCTACCTGGCCATCGTCTATGCAATCCACACCTACCGTAAACGCAGAGCTCACTCCATCCACCTCACCTGCATGGCAGTCTGGCTCTGCTCGCTGCTTTTGACCTTACCCGATCTCATCTTCATGGAAGTCTGGACAGACGACAGCAACCGCAGCATCTGCTATTTTCCAGAGGTTGGGATCGATGGCAACAACGTCTGGCTGGCGACCCGCTTCCTCTACCACACCGTGGGCTTCTTTGTGCCCCTGCTGGTCATGTGTTACTGCTACATGGCCATAGTCCGGGCTCTGTGTCAGTCCCAGCGCCTGCAGAGGCAAAAAGCTGTCCGAGTGGCCATCCTGGTCACAGGCgtctttctgctctgctggagcCCTTACCACGTTGTCATCTTCCTGAACACACTTACCAAGCTAGAAGCCTTCACCAAGAACTGCGTCCTGGAAGACCAGCTGGACACAGCCATCATGGTGACAGAGGCCATCGGCTTCACGCACTGCTGCCTCAACCCCATCCTCTACGCCTTCATTGGAGTCAAGTTCCGTAACGACTTCTTCCGGATCCTGCAGGAGCTCGGCTGCATAAGCCAGGAGACCCTGCAGGAGATCCTGGAGGTGACGAGGAAGGGCAGCGGCATTGAGTCTGACAACACCACCTCTATCTCCACTTTCTAG